Proteins from a genomic interval of Paenibacillus sp. FSL H8-0048:
- a CDS encoding chemotaxis protein CheW, whose product MAEDIKVIVFKLGTEEYGIEVEKVQTIERMMPITRVPKTYSFIKGVINLRGVVIPVIDLRGRFGIEEAEHTDQTRIIIVNVNEMEVGFIVDSANDVIDLNRDIIDVPPDVVGGIKAKYLDGVAKIGDDRLLIMLNLSEVLNKSEIVQLESLEG is encoded by the coding sequence ATGGCTGAAGATATCAAAGTAATTGTATTCAAGCTTGGCACTGAAGAATACGGCATTGAAGTAGAGAAGGTCCAGACGATTGAACGTATGATGCCGATTACCCGCGTACCGAAGACCTATTCCTTCATCAAAGGTGTGATCAATCTGCGCGGCGTCGTGATTCCGGTTATTGATCTGCGCGGACGCTTCGGCATTGAGGAAGCGGAACACACGGACCAGACCCGGATCATTATCGTCAATGTGAATGAGATGGAAGTGGGCTTCATTGTCGATTCAGCCAACGATGTCATCGACTTGAACCGTGACATTATCGATGTACCGCCGGATGTTGTTGGCGGCATCAAGGCGAAGTATCTGGACGGGGTCGCCAAAATCGGGGATGACCGTCTGCTGATTATGCTCAACCTGTCTGAAGTGCTGAACAAGAGTGAAATCGTGCAGCTGGAAAGCCTGGAGGGCTAG
- a CDS encoding chemotaxis protein CheC has protein sequence MELFKNFKDFKMDVLKEVGNIGAGNAATALSQLLNKPIDMAVPKVQLLSFEEITDKVGGAEELVYAVFLRVEGEAPGNLFFILTPEAASNLLSRIAGIEVSGGDELSEMELSALSEIGNILAGSYLSSLADFTSLSMYPTVPALAMDMAGAILGYGLLQFGQMGDDALLIDTTFLEGQNEIEGQFFLIPDPESFPKIFKALGVPFDND, from the coding sequence ATGGAGCTATTCAAGAATTTCAAAGACTTCAAAATGGATGTGCTTAAGGAAGTAGGGAATATCGGGGCCGGCAACGCAGCCACCGCCTTATCCCAACTGCTCAATAAGCCGATTGACATGGCCGTCCCTAAGGTACAGCTGCTCAGCTTCGAGGAAATCACCGATAAGGTGGGCGGAGCGGAGGAGCTGGTATACGCGGTATTCCTGCGTGTGGAAGGTGAAGCCCCGGGGAACCTGTTCTTCATTCTTACCCCGGAAGCGGCAAGCAACCTGCTTAGCCGGATTGCCGGCATTGAAGTCTCCGGCGGCGATGAGCTGAGTGAAATGGAATTATCCGCACTAAGCGAGATCGGCAATATTCTGGCCGGCTCTTATCTCTCTTCCCTGGCGGACTTCACCTCCTTGAGCATGTATCCGACAGTGCCGGCGCTTGCGATGGATATGGCCGGAGCCATTCTTGGCTACGGGCTGCTGCAGTTCGGTCAGATGGGTGATGATGCGCTGCTGATCGATACGACTTTTTTAGAAGGCCAAAATGAAATTGAAGGACAATTCTTCCTCATTCCCGATCCGGAATCGTTCCCCAAAATATTCAAGGCTTTAGGAGTACCGTTCGACAATGATTGA
- a CDS encoding chemotaxis protein CheD: protein MIEEQSIIKVGMADLNVGSQDSLIRTTGLGSCVGLTLFDPGKKLAGMAHVMLPSSEIAREGQLNIAKFADTAVPELLARLLGLGAVRSRIVAKMAGGSQMFAFAGGSDTMRIGPRNVESCKLALESLHIPLIAEDTGGNYGRTIEISCNTGVIFIRSVQKGPKEI from the coding sequence ATGATTGAAGAGCAGAGCATCATTAAAGTAGGGATGGCGGATTTGAACGTAGGCAGCCAGGACAGCCTTATCCGTACGACCGGTCTTGGCTCCTGCGTAGGTCTAACTCTGTTTGATCCTGGTAAAAAGCTGGCGGGGATGGCTCATGTCATGCTGCCTTCGTCAGAGATTGCCCGGGAGGGACAGCTGAATATCGCCAAGTTCGCAGATACTGCTGTACCTGAGCTTTTGGCCCGCCTGCTGGGGCTGGGAGCGGTTAGAAGCCGGATTGTGGCCAAGATGGCCGGAGGCTCGCAGATGTTTGCTTTTGCCGGAGGGAGTGACACCATGAGGATCGGGCCTCGGAATGTGGAATCCTGCAAGCTTGCTCTTGAGAGCCTTCATATTCCGCTTATCGCGGAGGATACGGGCGGCAATTATGGGCGCACGATAGAAATCTCCTGCAATACCGGAGTGATTTTTATCCGCAGCGTTCAAAAAGGCCCGAAGGAAATTTAG
- a CDS encoding FliA/WhiG family RNA polymerase sigma factor → MNERKAAQSDTDMLWEQWKEHGDPEAKKKLIESYLHIVDYVSSRLAVGLPKNVSKDDLASNGVMGLIDAIEKFDYKRGLQFQTYASWRVRGAILDSLRQSDWVPRSVREKAKKIEDAYQQLEQKYLRSVTDDEMSQYLNISETEFQTMLQDVAVMSLCSLEDPIREEESETRMSILVDDKAKNPDRKVNEFYLRDTLTKGIEKLTVKERTVVSLLYYEDLSLSEIAEVMSLSPSRISQLHSKAILRLRGTLEKNRDLLMQND, encoded by the coding sequence TTGAACGAGCGTAAAGCAGCTCAGTCGGATACAGATATGCTTTGGGAGCAGTGGAAAGAGCACGGCGATCCTGAAGCTAAAAAAAAGCTGATTGAGAGTTATCTCCACATTGTTGATTATGTGTCCAGCCGTCTGGCAGTAGGACTGCCTAAAAACGTCTCCAAGGACGATTTGGCCAGCAACGGCGTTATGGGACTCATTGATGCCATCGAAAAATTCGACTACAAGCGGGGGCTTCAATTCCAGACTTATGCATCGTGGCGGGTACGGGGAGCAATCCTTGATTCTCTGCGGCAAAGTGACTGGGTTCCCAGATCCGTACGCGAAAAAGCGAAAAAAATCGAGGATGCCTACCAGCAGCTGGAGCAGAAGTATTTGAGATCAGTAACTGATGATGAAATGAGCCAATATCTGAATATTTCGGAAACGGAGTTTCAGACGATGCTGCAGGATGTCGCAGTCATGTCGCTCTGTTCATTGGAAGATCCTATACGCGAAGAGGAATCAGAGACAAGAATGTCCATATTGGTAGATGACAAGGCCAAGAATCCGGACCGTAAAGTGAATGAGTTCTATCTGCGGGATACGCTAACCAAAGGCATCGAGAAACTAACAGTGAAAGAACGGACCGTCGTGTCCCTTTTATATTATGAAGATTTATCTTTAAGCGAGATTGCGGAAGTGATGTCACTGTCTCCTTCGCGAATCTCCCAGCTTCATTCCAAAGCTATTTTGCGGCTAAGAGGCACACTTGAGAAGAACCGGGACCTTCTAATGCAAAATGATTAA
- a CDS encoding DUF342 domain-containing protein: MIGQYVLSQYLSITFSEDKGIAYLQFTKKDENFTCSVEDLESFLFSHNIRFGIQHDIVQRISSNPEEYFWNRVPIAIGQPAVNGKDGRVVLTVDMEEDRKPLEKEDGKVDYKELVRLHNVRKGQLIAKVIPAENGVSGKMVTGEELPFRAGKEAHFKVGKNVVVDQEETSMYSAIDGLVTLTDKGKINVFPVYEINGDVDYSTGNIDFVGTVVIRGNVLTGFTVKSAGDIRVVGGVEGAELISGGSIEITGGIIGYNKGLVSAGKNVKVSFIQDGNVVAGEDIIVSQSIMHSSIRAGHDVLCNGAKGLIVGGIVQAGERVIARTIGNTMSTATAVEVGVVPELRNEINELRQELRQLLENEDKTNKALYLLNQLANNGQLSPDKVALRVKLNATKQSHMRDEKRIKERVLEIERMLEDTGRAKVDVVKTIYGGSKIVIGRYTRFVKDPTERVSFIYSEGDISIIPYV, encoded by the coding sequence TTGATCGGTCAATATGTATTGAGCCAATACCTGAGCATTACTTTTTCGGAGGATAAGGGGATCGCTTACCTTCAGTTCACCAAGAAGGATGAGAATTTCACCTGTTCGGTCGAGGACCTTGAGAGCTTCCTGTTCAGTCACAATATTCGTTTCGGTATACAGCATGATATTGTTCAGCGGATTAGCAGTAACCCGGAAGAATATTTCTGGAACCGGGTGCCTATCGCGATTGGACAGCCTGCTGTCAACGGTAAGGACGGCCGGGTTGTGCTGACCGTTGACATGGAGGAGGACCGCAAGCCTCTCGAGAAAGAGGACGGCAAGGTGGATTACAAGGAGTTGGTCCGGCTGCATAACGTAAGGAAGGGCCAGCTTATTGCCAAGGTTATTCCGGCAGAGAACGGCGTGAGCGGCAAAATGGTAACAGGTGAAGAGCTTCCGTTCCGGGCAGGGAAGGAGGCTCATTTCAAGGTAGGCAAGAATGTGGTGGTGGATCAGGAAGAGACCTCCATGTATTCGGCGATTGACGGATTGGTTACGCTGACAGACAAGGGCAAAATCAATGTTTTTCCGGTGTATGAAATCAATGGGGATGTGGATTACAGCACAGGCAATATTGATTTCGTGGGTACGGTGGTCATCCGCGGCAATGTGCTTACCGGCTTCACCGTCAAATCCGCAGGAGATATCCGGGTGGTCGGCGGGGTAGAGGGAGCCGAACTGATATCGGGCGGGTCCATCGAGATTACGGGCGGTATCATCGGTTATAATAAAGGCCTCGTAAGCGCCGGTAAAAATGTTAAGGTCTCGTTCATCCAGGACGGCAATGTTGTGGCCGGGGAGGATATTATCGTTTCCCAAAGCATTATGCATTCCAGCATCCGGGCAGGTCATGATGTGCTGTGCAACGGGGCCAAAGGCTTAATCGTCGGGGGGATCGTACAGGCAGGGGAGCGTGTGATCGCCCGTACCATCGGCAATACCATGTCTACAGCTACAGCGGTTGAAGTGGGCGTTGTTCCAGAGCTGAGAAATGAGATCAACGAACTGCGCCAGGAGCTCCGGCAGCTTCTAGAGAATGAGGACAAGACCAATAAGGCGCTGTATCTGCTTAATCAGCTGGCGAACAATGGGCAGCTGTCGCCGGATAAGGTGGCGCTTCGCGTCAAGCTTAATGCAACCAAGCAATCCCATATGCGTGATGAAAAGAGAATTAAAGAGCGTGTACTGGAGATCGAGCGTATGCTGGAGGACACCGGCAGAGCTAAGGTGGATGTCGTCAAAACGATCTATGGAGGCTCTAAGATCGTAATCGGAAGGTACACCAGGTTTGTCAAAGACCCGACGGAGCGGGTATCCTTCATTTATAGTGAAGGGGATATATCCATAATACCGTATGTATAA
- the rpsB gene encoding 30S ribosomal protein S2, giving the protein MAVISMKQLLEAGVHFGHQTRRWNPKMDRYIFTERNGIYIIDLQKTVKKVEEAYNFVKSVAGDNGTILFVGTKKQAQDSVKEEAERSGMFFINQRWLGGTLTNFQTIQKRIDRLKKLEAWEEDGTFAVLPKKEVILLRKEKDRLEKFLGGIKNMKGLPSALFIIDPRKERIAVAEARKLGIPIVAIVDTNCDPDEIDYVIPGNDDAIRAVKLLTGKMADAVVEAHQGEDTTTA; this is encoded by the coding sequence ATGGCAGTAATCTCCATGAAGCAGCTTCTCGAAGCTGGGGTTCACTTCGGTCATCAGACTCGTCGTTGGAATCCAAAGATGGATCGTTATATCTTCACTGAAAGAAACGGAATTTACATTATTGACTTGCAAAAAACAGTCAAGAAGGTAGAGGAAGCTTACAACTTTGTAAAGAGCGTCGCTGGAGACAACGGCACAATCCTATTCGTAGGAACAAAGAAGCAGGCTCAGGATTCCGTTAAAGAAGAAGCTGAACGTTCGGGTATGTTCTTCATTAACCAGCGTTGGCTCGGGGGTACCCTGACTAACTTCCAGACCATTCAGAAGCGTATTGACCGCCTGAAGAAACTGGAAGCATGGGAAGAAGACGGTACCTTTGCAGTATTGCCTAAGAAAGAAGTTATCCTTCTCCGCAAAGAGAAAGATCGTCTTGAGAAATTCTTGGGCGGTATCAAGAACATGAAAGGTCTTCCAAGCGCGCTGTTCATCATTGACCCGCGTAAAGAGCGCATTGCAGTAGCAGAAGCTCGCAAATTGGGTATTCCTATCGTAGCTATCGTTGATACTAACTGCGATCCGGATGAAATTGACTACGTAATTCCAGGCAATGACGACGCTATCCGCGCCGTGAAGCTCCTGACTGGTAAAATGGCTGATGCTGTTGTTGAAGCTCATCAGGGCGAAGACACAACTACAGCTTAA
- the tsf gene encoding translation elongation factor Ts yields the protein MAVDAKAVKELRERTGAGMLDCKKALEEANNDITKAAELLREKGLSAAANKAGRIATEGTVESYIHAGGRIGVLVEINCETDFVGKTDSFREFARDIAMQIAAANPLYVRREEVPSADVEKEKEILKAQALNEGKPEKIVEKMVEGRISKFYEEYCLMEQSFVKDPDKTISQLLNEKISTIGENITIRRFVRFELGEGLEKKVDNFVEEVMAQVKQ from the coding sequence ATGGCAGTAGATGCAAAAGCAGTGAAGGAACTTCGCGAAAGAACAGGGGCAGGAATGCTCGATTGTAAAAAAGCTCTGGAAGAAGCAAACAACGATATCACCAAAGCAGCTGAGTTGCTTCGTGAAAAAGGTTTGTCCGCAGCAGCAAACAAAGCAGGACGTATTGCTACTGAAGGTACTGTAGAATCCTATATCCACGCTGGCGGCCGTATTGGCGTTCTGGTGGAAATTAACTGCGAAACTGACTTCGTAGGCAAAACGGATTCCTTCAGAGAATTCGCACGCGATATCGCTATGCAGATCGCAGCAGCGAACCCGCTGTATGTTCGCCGTGAAGAAGTACCTTCTGCAGACGTTGAGAAGGAAAAAGAAATTCTTAAGGCACAAGCGCTGAACGAAGGCAAGCCTGAGAAGATCGTTGAAAAAATGGTGGAAGGCCGCATCAGCAAGTTCTATGAAGAATATTGCCTGATGGAGCAATCCTTCGTTAAAGACCCGGATAAGACAATCTCCCAGCTGCTGAATGAAAAAATCAGCACAATCGGCGAGAACATCACCATCCGCCGCTTCGTTCGTTTCGAACTGGGTGAAGGTCTTGAGAAGAAAGTCGACAATTTTGTAGAAGAAGTTATGGCACAAGTAAAACAATAA
- the pyrH gene encoding UMP kinase: MEQPVFKRVVLKVSGESLAGQNGYGIDADTIISIAEQVKEVVELGVQVAIVCGGGNIWRGIAGSASGIDRATADYMGMLATVMNSLALQDALEQIDVPTRVQTSIAMQQIAEPYIRRRAIRHLEKGRVVIFAAGTGNPFFSTDTTAALRAAEIEAEVILMAKNKVDGVYSADPFKDSTAVKYEQLTYMDILNKNLGVMDSTASSLCMDNNLPLIVFAITEQGNIKRVVLGEKIGTIVKGSVN; encoded by the coding sequence TTGGAACAACCGGTATTTAAGAGAGTGGTCCTTAAGGTAAGCGGTGAATCGCTCGCCGGACAGAATGGCTATGGCATCGATGCCGATACGATCATCTCTATTGCAGAGCAGGTCAAGGAAGTCGTGGAGCTTGGAGTTCAGGTTGCGATTGTATGCGGCGGTGGCAACATCTGGCGCGGAATCGCCGGAAGTGCAAGCGGTATTGACCGGGCAACGGCCGATTATATGGGGATGCTGGCCACTGTGATGAACTCGCTGGCATTACAGGACGCTCTGGAGCAGATTGATGTCCCTACCCGGGTTCAGACCTCTATCGCCATGCAGCAGATCGCTGAGCCCTATATCCGCCGCCGGGCGATCCGGCATCTGGAGAAGGGCCGCGTAGTTATTTTTGCCGCAGGGACAGGGAATCCGTTCTTCTCGACTGATACTACGGCAGCGCTTAGAGCAGCCGAAATTGAAGCCGAGGTTATCCTCATGGCCAAGAATAAGGTAGACGGCGTCTACTCAGCAGATCCGTTCAAGGACAGCACGGCTGTCAAATACGAGCAGCTGACTTACATGGATATTCTGAACAAAAACCTGGGGGTTATGGATTCTACCGCTTCCTCACTCTGCATGGATAATAATCTACCGCTCATTGTGTTTGCTATTACAGAGCAAGGCAATATTAAACGCGTCGTTCTCGGTGAAAAAATCGGGACGATCGTTAAAGGGAGTGTAAATTAA
- the frr gene encoding ribosome recycling factor — MPQSVKKNAEERMEKAILSLKRDLATLRAGRASTSLLDRIQVEYYGAPTPINQLANISTPDSRTLLIQPWDKTSMSDIEKAIMKSDIGITPANDGTIIRLSIPPLTEERRTELVKFTKKFGEEAKVAIRNIRRDANDDIKKMEKNGISEDESHGHQEDIQKTTDKFIAEVDKVLLSKEKEIMEV, encoded by the coding sequence ATGCCACAATCGGTTAAGAAGAATGCCGAAGAGCGTATGGAAAAAGCGATTCTCTCGCTGAAACGCGACTTGGCAACACTGCGGGCAGGACGCGCTTCGACGTCGCTGCTGGATCGCATCCAGGTTGAATATTACGGTGCTCCAACTCCGATCAATCAGCTGGCTAACATCAGCACACCGGATTCCCGGACCCTGCTGATCCAGCCGTGGGACAAAACCTCAATGTCAGACATCGAAAAGGCGATTATGAAATCCGACATCGGGATTACACCTGCTAATGACGGTACAATCATCCGCCTGTCGATTCCTCCGCTTACTGAAGAACGCCGCACTGAGCTGGTGAAGTTCACCAAGAAGTTCGGTGAAGAAGCTAAGGTAGCGATCCGCAACATCCGCCGCGATGCCAACGATGACATCAAGAAGATGGAGAAGAACGGCATTTCTGAAGATGAGTCCCATGGACATCAGGAAGATATCCAGAAAACAACGGATAAGTTCATAGCTGAAGTCGACAAAGTGCTCTTGTCCAAAGAAAAAGAGATTATGGAAGTATAA
- a CDS encoding isoprenyl transferase: protein MIKRIQEWLSRKDRQEPVEISPDNIPRHIAIIMDGNGRWAKRRGMPRVVGHQNGMKAVKRATIAANDLGVEFLTLYAFSTENWSRPKDEVDFLMRLPVEFLAIELDELIEKNVQVRVMGDTDSLPSHTRKAMEEAVARTQSNTGLILNFALNYGGRKEIEDCMRGMGRDIQAGVLSPEEITSELIDSRLLSGGLPDPDLLIRTSGEMRLSNFMLWQVAYSEFWFTDAYWPEFDKSHLMQAVAEYQRRTRRYGGLK from the coding sequence ATGATCAAACGGATTCAAGAATGGCTGAGCCGTAAAGACAGGCAGGAGCCAGTCGAGATTTCACCGGATAATATTCCCCGGCACATAGCGATAATTATGGATGGCAACGGTCGCTGGGCGAAACGGCGCGGTATGCCCCGGGTTGTAGGCCATCAGAACGGGATGAAGGCAGTCAAACGTGCTACGATTGCAGCGAACGACCTCGGAGTAGAATTTTTGACTCTGTACGCTTTCTCTACGGAGAACTGGAGCCGGCCGAAGGATGAAGTGGATTTCCTGATGCGTCTCCCCGTTGAATTCCTGGCGATTGAACTGGACGAATTAATTGAAAAGAATGTGCAGGTTCGCGTTATGGGTGATACCGACTCGCTGCCTTCCCATACGCGCAAGGCGATGGAAGAAGCTGTGGCCCGTACCCAGAGCAATACCGGACTTATTCTGAATTTTGCACTTAACTATGGCGGCCGTAAAGAAATTGAGGATTGTATGCGCGGCATGGGCAGGGATATTCAGGCAGGAGTCCTGTCTCCTGAAGAGATTACTTCAGAGCTGATTGACAGCAGGCTGTTATCCGGGGGGTTACCTGATCCTGACCTGCTGATCCGCACCAGCGGTGAAATGCGGCTAAGTAACTTTATGCTGTGGCAGGTCGCGTATAGTGAATTTTGGTTTACGGATGCTTACTGGCCGGAGTTCGACAAGTCGCATCTGATGCAGGCTGTGGCTGAATATCAGCGCCGCACACGCCGTTACGGTGGATTGAAGTAG
- a CDS encoding phosphatidate cytidylyltransferase: protein MKQRLITGIVAGALFLGLCYWGGWPYQLMLTAMALIGYYEFVKMTGTATFGLTAVFGYASVVGFMIPWDLLEMKKLFSWEQGIWLVLLLFLLVTVFSKNKLDIKITAMMFTGIVYIGMGFSYMGIARGAGDGHGLFWTILLLCCIWGSDAGAYFVGRSFGKNKLWPAISPNKTIEGALGGVVISAVISIVFAIVVPDLLTILRALLIGIACAVLGQLGDLVQSAYKRVYGIKDSGSLLPGHGGILDRCDSWIIVFPFVHIVMLMPYY, encoded by the coding sequence TTGAAGCAGCGATTGATTACCGGAATTGTTGCCGGGGCCTTGTTTTTAGGGTTATGCTATTGGGGCGGCTGGCCGTATCAGCTGATGCTGACTGCCATGGCCCTCATCGGCTATTATGAATTTGTGAAAATGACAGGTACAGCAACCTTCGGACTGACGGCTGTATTTGGTTATGCCTCTGTTGTAGGCTTTATGATTCCATGGGACCTCCTGGAAATGAAAAAACTATTCTCCTGGGAACAGGGGATATGGCTGGTATTGCTGCTGTTCCTGCTGGTCACTGTGTTCAGCAAGAATAAGCTGGATATCAAAATTACCGCAATGATGTTCACAGGCATTGTTTACATAGGGATGGGGTTCTCGTATATGGGAATCGCCCGCGGTGCGGGTGATGGCCATGGCCTCTTCTGGACGATCCTGCTGCTGTGCTGTATATGGGGCAGTGATGCCGGAGCCTATTTTGTCGGCAGAAGCTTCGGAAAGAACAAGCTGTGGCCTGCAATCAGTCCTAACAAGACTATTGAGGGTGCTCTTGGTGGAGTGGTAATTTCTGCTGTCATATCAATTGTGTTTGCCATAGTAGTTCCTGATCTGCTGACCATCCTACGCGCGCTGCTAATTGGAATTGCCTGCGCGGTGCTGGGTCAACTCGGAGATCTTGTACAATCTGCCTATAAACGGGTGTACGGTATTAAGGATTCAGGCTCACTTTTGCCGGGTCACGGAGGCATCCTGGACCGCTGCGACAGCTGGATCATCGTATTTCCTTTCGTACATATCGTAATGCTGATGCCTTACTATTAA
- a CDS encoding 1-deoxy-D-xylulose-5-phosphate reductoisomerase, giving the protein MKRISILGSTGSIGTQTLDVVAMHPEAFEVDGLAAGSNISLLLEQVRRFRPRRVSVSTKELAEEIRSSLPAGVELYSGSEGLVEIAAGGDAQTVVTALVGSVGLQSTLAAIEAGRHIGLANKETLVTAGHLVTELAGRKGVKLLPVDSEHSAIFQCLNGENRNDVASITITASGGSFRDYKREQLTNVTVADALRHPNWSMGAKITIDSATMVNKGLEVIEAHHLFALPYEQIDVVLHPESIIHSYVEFCDSSIIAQLGTPDMRVPIQYALTYPDRWPSPAKRLSLAQVASLTFREMDYERYPALKMAIDCGIAGGTFTTAFNAANEVAVARFLRGEIPFLRIDEIIDEVLQRHQNEANPGLEQIHSSDIASRELAAFL; this is encoded by the coding sequence GTGAAAAGAATTAGTATTCTCGGCTCCACGGGTTCCATCGGTACCCAGACGCTGGATGTGGTAGCTATGCATCCGGAAGCTTTTGAAGTCGATGGACTGGCGGCGGGAAGTAATATTTCGCTGCTGCTGGAACAGGTCCGCCGCTTCAGGCCGCGCCGTGTATCGGTCTCCACGAAGGAGCTTGCAGAGGAGATCAGATCCAGTCTGCCTGCCGGTGTGGAGCTGTATAGCGGAAGTGAAGGTCTGGTGGAGATTGCTGCCGGAGGCGATGCACAGACGGTCGTAACTGCGCTTGTAGGCAGTGTGGGGCTTCAGTCCACACTTGCGGCGATTGAAGCCGGCAGACATATTGGACTGGCTAATAAGGAGACACTGGTGACCGCCGGACATCTGGTTACAGAGCTTGCTGGACGCAAAGGCGTGAAGCTGCTGCCAGTTGACAGCGAGCATTCAGCAATTTTTCAATGCTTAAATGGCGAGAACCGTAATGATGTAGCTTCAATTACCATTACAGCCTCTGGTGGCTCGTTCCGTGATTATAAGCGTGAACAGCTTACGAATGTTACCGTAGCGGACGCACTGCGTCACCCCAACTGGAGCATGGGGGCCAAGATTACTATTGACTCGGCAACCATGGTTAACAAAGGCCTGGAAGTTATTGAGGCCCACCATTTGTTCGCCCTTCCCTATGAGCAGATTGATGTGGTGCTGCATCCGGAGAGCATCATTCACTCGTATGTGGAGTTCTGCGACAGCAGCATTATTGCTCAGCTTGGGACTCCTGATATGCGGGTTCCCATTCAATATGCACTCACCTATCCTGACCGCTGGCCGTCTCCTGCGAAGCGCTTGTCCCTGGCTCAGGTGGCCAGCCTGACCTTCCGGGAGATGGATTATGAGCGCTATCCGGCACTGAAGATGGCCATTGACTGCGGTATTGCGGGCGGCACATTTACAACAGCCTTTAATGCAGCCAATGAGGTCGCCGTAGCCCGCTTCCTGCGCGGTGAGATTCCCTTCCTGCGGATTGATGAGATTATTGATGAAGTGCTTCAGCGCCATCAGAATGAGGCGAACCCTGGTCTGGAACAGATTCACAGTAGCGATATAGCTTCCCGGGAGCTTGCGGCTTTCCTGTAA
- the rseP gene encoding RIP metalloprotease RseP: MEMVRVVFLTVFMFFVLVTVHEWGHYYFAKRAGILVREFAIGFGPKLFSYKRGETQFTLRLLPFGGYARMAGEDPEMVEIGPGQTIAVRLGQDNKVKNIYLDSLDTRRNVIRGEAQFTDLENELKIRLDVDGEVTTYDVNPQAMMIKGTQQTQIAPRDRQFGSKTVGQRAIAILAGPVMNFILAFVLFALHLQMAGIPVENPTYVKIGDVSLGMPAQEAGLQKGDIVVTVDGQAIGGDYQKMIKLTSASKGKEMNWTLKRGEETFSVTMVPRGMEGEQGGKVGITPELPTRKAGVGETITKSSKAMVDTTELIFVGFKQLINKFNMDDISGPVGTFQLTGQIAQQGIQYLTYWAAILSLYLGIFNLLPIPALDGSRLVFLGVEALRGKPVDPSREGMVHFVGFALLFLVMIAVTYNDILRLISG, from the coding sequence ATGGAGATGGTAAGAGTTGTTTTTTTAACGGTGTTTATGTTCTTTGTTCTGGTGACTGTCCATGAATGGGGGCATTATTATTTTGCCAAACGCGCCGGAATTCTTGTACGGGAATTTGCGATCGGTTTCGGTCCGAAACTGTTCTCTTATAAACGCGGTGAAACCCAGTTCACGCTTCGCTTGCTGCCCTTCGGGGGATATGCCCGTATGGCCGGCGAAGACCCGGAGATGGTTGAGATCGGCCCCGGGCAGACCATTGCCGTCCGGCTGGGCCAGGATAATAAGGTGAAGAATATTTACCTTGATTCCCTGGATACGCGCAGAAATGTTATACGCGGCGAAGCGCAGTTCACGGATCTGGAGAATGAACTGAAGATCCGCCTTGATGTAGATGGTGAAGTGACCACCTATGATGTGAATCCGCAGGCGATGATGATCAAGGGCACCCAGCAGACACAAATTGCGCCGAGGGACCGCCAGTTCGGCAGCAAAACCGTCGGCCAGCGGGCGATAGCCATCCTGGCCGGTCCGGTGATGAACTTCATTCTGGCGTTTGTGCTGTTTGCCCTTCATCTGCAGATGGCTGGAATTCCGGTGGAGAATCCCACCTATGTGAAGATCGGTGATGTCAGCTTAGGCATGCCTGCGCAGGAAGCTGGTCTTCAGAAGGGCGATATCGTCGTCACTGTGGACGGGCAGGCCATCGGCGGAGATTACCAGAAGATGATCAAGCTGACCTCGGCCTCCAAAGGCAAAGAAATGAACTGGACGCTGAAACGCGGTGAAGAGACCTTCAGTGTGACCATGGTTCCCCGGGGAATGGAAGGGGAGCAAGGCGGCAAGGTTGGAATTACGCCGGAGCTGCCTACCCGCAAGGCCGGAGTGGGCGAGACGATTACCAAGTCAAGCAAGGCTATGGTGGACACCACGGAGTTAATCTTTGTCGGCTTCAAGCAGCTGATCAACAAATTTAATATGGATGATATTTCCGGGCCGGTAGGCACGTTCCAGTTGACCGGACAGATTGCCCAGCAGGGAATTCAATATCTGACTTATTGGGCAGCAATTCTCAGCCTGTACTTAGGGATCTTTAATCTGCTGCCGATTCCTGCATTGGATGGCAGCCGGCTTGTATTCCTGGGCGTTGAGGCACTGCGCGGCAAGCCGGTAGACCCGAGCAGGGAAGGCATGGTCCACTTTGTAGGCTTTGCCCTGCTGTTCCTGGTGATGATCGCTGTTACGTATAATGATATTTTACGCCTCATAAGCGGCTGA